AAATAGAGTAAAAGGACGGTCTTATTTTAATCAAGTTCCAGAATGAGGACATACAGCTTTGAAAAGCACTGTCTCAGCAGATGATGCAAGGATGTGTGTAAAAGAATGTTTCTAGAAAATACCAAAGGCACCAAATATAACCCCAACTTTGCCTTCTGCTTCTCCTTGATGCCACTCCATACCCCAGGAGGGGAGGCTACTTTGTCCAGCTGACTTTGGGAATGTCATAGTGCTCCGTGAGTGTGTCCAGGTGTCTGTTGAAGTTCTCTACTCTCTGCTTGTGGGTTTTGGATGCTTTCTTCAGGATCCTTTCCATTTGCCGCTTCTCCTGCATCTTCTCGAAGGCCGCCTGGGCCGGTGTCCACTTGTCCAGGCCGCGCCGCTTCTCCTCCTCGTTCTTTTTGCTTGTTCCCATCGCTTCCAGCAGTTTCACCTTgtctttgtccttctttttcttcttccgcTTAGTCACTCCGAGCTCTGCCACGCCTTTCAGCTTCAGGGGCGCCTTCTGGACCTGCTCGTAGGCCTCCatcgagggttgtctttttgtcttgtttatggtttcctttgctgtgctaaagcttttaagtttcattaggtcccatttgtttattttgttttcatttccatttctctaggaggtgggtcagaaaggatcttgctgtgatttatgtcatagaatgttctgcctatgttttcctctaagagtttgataatgtctggccttaggtctttagtccattttgagtttatttttgtgtatggtgtgaggaagtgttctaatttcattcttttacatgtagctgtccaattttcccagcaccacttattgaagaggctgtcttttctccattgtatactcttgtctcctttatcaaagataagatcatcatatgtgcgtgggtttatctctgggctttctctcctgttccattgatctatatttctgtttttgtgccagtaccatactgtcctgatgactgtagctttttagtatagtctgaagtcagggagcctgattcctccagctccgtttttctttttcaagattgctttggctcttcggggtcttttgtgtttccatataaatNNNNNNNNNNctgtagattgctttgggtagtatagtcattttcacaatgttgattcttccaat
This window of the Physeter macrocephalus isolate SW-GA chromosome 21, ASM283717v5, whole genome shotgun sequence genome carries:
- the LOC112067145 gene encoding protein FAM32A-like, which encodes MEAYEQVQKAPLKLKGVAELGVTKRKKKKKDKDKVKLLEAMGTSKKNEEEKRRGLDKWTPAQAAFEKMQEKRQMERILKKASKTHKQRVENFNRHLDTLTEHYDIPKVSWTK